The following are from one region of the Scylla paramamosain isolate STU-SP2022 chromosome 23, ASM3559412v1, whole genome shotgun sequence genome:
- the LOC135112373 gene encoding protein FAM89A-like, with the protein MNPVPGLPPLPKSLSGLLTFAGRREGGGPERYSPPVKPNTERYSPPIRADSRTESRMDSRPESARSHYSGVGYGASAFEPYYANGSVQGFSPRSSPRSHSSSPRNQSGGGGATSGGSKTHSPRGSPPVPGSITGNNPRLSPAHAPPMRQRRPSTLDSQLAVLRKEMVGLRQLDMSLLCQLWSLNESIQEFKQLVNERAATGMDWGGGDTSAEDTDDYYGIPVRRPNPYLHPVPEQFPQLSPSSSESSLEYGNI; encoded by the exons ATGAACCCCGTGCCAGGCCTGCCCCCGCTGCCCAAGAGTCTGAGCGGGCTCCTCACCTTCGCTGGCCGCCGGGAGGGTGGAGGCCCCGAGCGGTACAGTCCTCCAGTGAAGCCCAACACAGAACGGTACAGCCCCCCCATCAGGGCAGACTCCCGCACTGAATCCCGCATGGACTCACGCCCCGAGTCCGCACGTTCTCATTACTCAGGTGTGGGTTACGGGGCAAGTGCATTTGAGCCTTACTATGCCAACGGATCAGTGCAAGGGTTCTCTCCTCGTTCCTCGCCACGCagccactcctcctctccccgtaACCaaagtggcggcggcggggctACGTCAGGAGGCAGCAAGACTCACAGTCCCCGAGGCAGCCCTCCAGTGCCTGGCTCCATAACAGGCAACAACCCGCGGCTTAGTCCAGCGCACGCTCCCCCCATGAGACAGCGGCGACCTTCCACCCTGGACTCCCAGCTGGCCGTGCTTAGGAAGGAAATG GTTGGTCTGCGACAGCTGGACATGTCTTTGTTATGTCAGTTGTGGTCACTCAATGAATCTATTCAAGAATTCAAGCAGCTGGTTAATGAGCGGGCAGCCACTGGGATGGACTGGGGAGGGGGAGACACTTCAGCTGAGGACACTGATGACTACTATGGCATCCCTGTACGGCGACCCAACCCTTATCTCCACCCTGTGCCTGAACAGTTCCcacaactgtctccctcttcttctgaATCCAGTTTAGAATATGGCAACATATAG
- the LOC135112372 gene encoding ubiquinone biosynthesis protein COQ9, mitochondrial-like isoform X2: protein MGGVWRQVIPFGLPSLLATRLGYARLLQTSSLHGIAEEGTSGPETSSSLDQEGSDLETDGEQQLKEEILQASLPFVHTHGWSQDAIAQGAETLGYSSMVHGMFPGGGVDLVNYFYGQCNSKLDGSLKAAIKAAEENQELRKGTTTFIAAAVEERLRMNIEYHDSWHWALALHASPSNMPKALHNIGTLMDTIWYHAGDRSYDFNWYTKRGILAAVYKSTELCMLQDKSEDFQDTWAFMNRRLSDVHSVGKCVQEGASFLGGAGNLVKAGILTALNMAGMNSKSRF from the exons ATGGGAGGTGTGTGGCGGCAAGTGATCCCCTTCggtcttccttcactccttgcaACACGCCTGG GATATGCCCGGCTCCTGCAGACATCATCCCTACATGGCATAGCAGAGGAGGGAACGTCAGGACCCGAGACATCTTCCTCACTGGACCAGGAAGGCAGTGACCTGGAGACAGATGGAGAACAACagctgaaggaggaaatattgcAAGCCTCTCTCCCTTTTGTACACACACATGGCTGGTCCCAGGATGCCATTGCTCAAG GGGCAGAGACCCTGGGCTACTCCAGCATGGTTCATGGCATGTTCCCGGGAGGTGGAGTGGATCTAGTCAACTACTTCTATGGACAGTGCAACAGTAAATTAGATGGCTCCCTTAAGGCAGCCATCAAAGCAGCTGAGGAAAACCAGGAGCT CCGCAAAGGGACAACTACattcattgctgctgctgtggaagAGCGACTCAGGATGAACATAGAGTACCATGATTCCTGGCACTGGGCCTTGGCACTCCATGCCTCTCCCTCCAACATGCCAAAAGCACTGCACAATATTGGCACTCTGATGGACACTATTTGGTACCATGCTGGAGACAGATCTTATGAT TTCAACTGGTACACCAAGAGAGGCATTCTGGCTGCCGTCTACAAGAGCACAGAGCTGTGCATGCTGCAGGACAAGTCTGAAGATTTCCAG GACACCTGGGCCTTCATGAACCGGCGACTCTCAGATGTGCACAGTGTTGGCAAGTGTGTGCAGGAAGGAGCCAGCTTCCTTGGAGGTGCTGGAAACCTGGTGAAGGCTGGGATACTGACT GCTCTCAACATGGCAGGGATGAACTCAAAGTCTCGTTTCTAA
- the LOC135112372 gene encoding glomulin-like isoform X1 has product MEVENGTQDLLTSVADKRDLGEVVWQELLSGNYENAVQTIKAKENEVNLRNNSLELVPVVAKLLQEDVGPEGEQCVEDILLHIASVANPKEVVLVLLEVLEMKWSAIQVRVMLSPLQTVLLRQASPTNTRAVTFSWVFNTLYSHVAIMETPQGLNLEGKERHLLDLDPLVREASDILQHLTHFYEGIFTRVVSGKLGWGGGKNSREYLALFLLQLFHKPLTYLDVFDENKGDTCNALYMSCGRLASMVGQLLFNVFKLLGSISWKSSKTVLASETNESEEQDPATLEASDAEDDKEGKKDEVSQLSLACFFYCVVGQDMAAEWVPQVYSHQYVFLACLPLLSGLLQEKEHIPIHKGLTLSGALLNKLARHSLPSDSLEASAHSSFPQLLVRVMTFCDNKELRTQALDVFRTHMDKFDSHGRRKLIQALLLSVKHAGVLGLVIHELKENVALNLGKENLDLNFSGRNLLELVKAACVLPEAEQTDLLEWSDCIMAALNLLIFLFIRDKENKTGVAGISRSLKEGYLTQLQTGLDLTKGHYELKLKELSETPSKKEDKLSVCVGGQMLPNLPQDQERKVVETAICSLDMMQCVLVRAVQAIEKNI; this is encoded by the coding sequence ATGGAGGTGGAGAATGGCACACAAGACCTGCTGACCTCAGTGGCTGACAAGAGGGACCTTGGGGAAGTAGTATGGCAAGAACTGCTGTCTGGTAATTATGAGAATGCAGTACAGACAATCAAGGCCAAAGAGAATGAAGTAAACCTCAGGAATAATAGTCTGGAGTTGGTTCCTGTTGTAGCTAAACTGCTGCAGGAGGATGTGGGCCCAGAGGGAGAGCAGTGTGTAGAGGACATCCTGCTGCACATTGCCTCGGTGGCCAATCCCAAGGAAGTTGTGCTGGTACTTCTGGAAGTGCTGGAAATGAAGTGGTCAGCTATTCAGGTGCGTGTCATGCTGTCCCCTCTGCAGACTGTGCTGCTCCGCCAGGCCTCACCCACCAACACCCGTGCAGTGACCTTCTCCTGGGTGTTCAATACCCTGTATTCCCATGTAGCCATCATGGAAACCCCACAAGGCCTTAACCTGGAGGGTAAGGAGAGGCACCTCCTGGACTTGGATCCTCTTGTGAGGGAAGCAAGTGACATTCTTCAACACCTCACCCACTTTTATGAGGGAATCTTCACAAGGGTGGTGAGTGGAAAGCTTGGATGGGGAGGTGGAAAGAACTCAAGGGAGTATCTTGCTCTGTTCCTGCTTCAGCTGTTTCACAAACCTCTTACATACTTAGATGTGTTTGATGAGAACAAAGGGGACACCTGCAATGCCTTATACATGTCATGTGGCCGCTTGGCTTCCATGGTTGGCCAGCTGCTGTTCAATGTGTTCAAGCTACTTGGCAGCATCTCTTGGAAGTCTTCCAAAACTGTTCTGGCCTCTGAGACAAATGAAAGTGAGGAGCAAGACCCAGCAACACTCGAAGCCAGTGATGCTGAAGatgacaaagaaggaaagaaagatgaggtgTCACAACTGTCCCTGGCTTGCTTCTTCTACTGTGTGGTGGGGCAGGACATGGCTGCAGAGTGGGTGCCACAAGTCTACTCTCACCAGTATGTGTTCCTGGCCTGCTTGCCTTTGCTTAGTGGACTGCTGCAGGAGAAGGAACACATCCCTATTCATAAGGGCCTGACTCTGTCTGGTGCACTCCTAAATAAGTTGGCAAGGCACTCCCTCCCTAGTGACTCCTTGGAAGCATCAGCacactcctccttccctcagctGCTGGTGAGGGTGATGACCTTTTGTGACAACAAAGAACTGAGGACACAGGCACTTGACGTTTTCCGTACCCACATGGACAAGTTTGACTCCCATGGAAGAAGAAAGTTAATTCAGGCTTTGCTTCTCTCTGTCAAACATGCTGGTGTGTTGGGACTAGTGATCCATGAACTCAAGGAAAATGTTGCCTTAAATCTGGGCAAAGAGAATCTAGATCTAAATTTTAGTGGCAGAAATTTATTGGAACTTGTGAAGGCAGCTTGTGTCTTGCCTGAAGCAGAACAGACTGACCTTCTGGAGTGGAGTGACTGTATCATGGCTGCCCTCAATCTGCTAATATTCCTGTTCATCagagacaaggaaaacaaaacaggagtAGCTGGTATTTCTCGTAGTCTGAAGGAAGGGTATTTGACCCAACTTCAGACAGGCTTGGATCTCACCAAAGGGCATTATGAACTGAAATTGAAAGAGCTAAGTGAAACTCCAAGTAAAAAGGAGGACaagctgagtgtgtgtgtgggtggacaaATGTTACCCAATCTGCCGCAGGACCAAGAGAGGAAGGTTGTGGAGACTGCTATATGCTCCCTAGACATGATGCAATGTGTGCTGGTTAGAGCTGTGCAAGCCATTGAAAAGAACATCTAA